A part of Heliangelus exortis chromosome 3, bHelExo1.hap1, whole genome shotgun sequence genomic DNA contains:
- the LOC139794791 gene encoding pantetheinase-like isoform X1 — protein sequence MLPSQPLLHTAVFALTILQALASNTFTAAVYEHAVILPDATLQPVSPEEALALMNKNMDVLEGAIKEAAQQGAHIIVTPEDGIYGWRFTRETIYPYLEDIPDPAVDWIPCTDPTRFAPAPVQKRLSCMARNNSIYVVANIGDKKPCNSSDPSCPSDGRYQYNTDVVFDSKGKLVARYHKYNLFMSESRSFNYPKEPEAITFETPFGKFGIFTCFDILFREPAVVLVSELQVDTVLFPTAWMNVLPFLTAVEFHSAWAMGMGVNLLSANTHNTGLAMTGSGIYAPDGARRYSYNMETEDGHLLIAELDSHPRLSSTSSSAVNWSAYASSVKRFSPNDHDFEGLIFHDKFTFTELTKPEGNLTVCQKDLCCHLSYKMAGKQEDEVYVLGAFDGLHVVEGQYYLQICTLLKCKSPDLGTCGQPVETAQTKFEMFSLSGTFGTNYVFPEVLYSGVQLAPGEFEVLNDGRLISKTRPKKPVITVTLFGRWYERDNLKQDP from the exons aTGCTCccttctcagcctctcctgcacACTGCAGTGTTTGCACTCACAATCCTTCAAGCCCTTGCCTCCAACACCTTCACTGCAGCCGTCTACGAGCACGCGGTCATCCTGCCAGATGCCACTCTTCAGCCCGTGTCACCTGAGGAGGCTTTGGCCCTGATGAACAAAAACATGGATGTCTTGGAAGGGGCCATCAAGGAAGCTGCCCAGCAG GGTGCCCACATCATTGTGACTCCTGAAGATGGCATTTATGGCTGGCGTTTCACAAGAGAAACCATCTACCCCTACCTGGAGGATATTCCTGATCCCGCAGTGGACTGGATTCCCTGCACCGACCCCACAAG ATTTGCTCCTGCTCCAGTACAGAAACGACTCAGCTGCATGGCCAGGAATAATTCCATCTATGTGGTTGCAAACATTGGGGACAAGAAGCCATGTAACTCCAGTGATCCCAGCTGCCCCAGTGATGGTCGCTACCAATACAACACTGATGTTGTCTTTGACTCAAAAGGGAAACTGGTGGCTCGTTACCACAAG TATAATCTCTTTATGTCAGAAAGTCGGTCATTTAATTACCCAAAAGAGCCAGAAGCCATCACCTTTGAGACCCCTTTTGGGAAGTTTGGCATTTTCACATGCTTTGATATCCTTTTCCGTGAGCCTGCTGTGGTCCTAGTGAGTGAGTTGCAGGTGGACACTGTGCTCTTCCCAACAGCTTGGATGAACGTCCTGCCATTTCTGACTGCAGTTGAGTTTCACTCTGCCTGGGCTATGGGCATGGGTGTCAATTTGCTTTCAGCAAATACTCATAACACTGGCTTGGCAATGACAG GAAGTGGTATTTATGCACCAGATGGAGCCAGAAGATACTCCTACAATATGGAAACTGAGGACGGTCACCTTCTCATTGCTGAACTGGATTCACACCCTCGCCTTTCTTCTACTTCCTCATCTGCTGTCAACTGGAGTGCCTATGCTTCAAGTGTCAAAAGATTCTCACCAAATGACCATGATTTTGAAGGACTCATCTTCCACGACAAGTTCACTTTCACTGAACTCACTAAACCTGAAGGGAATCTCACCGTTTGCCAGAAGGACCTCTGCTGTCACTTGAGCTACAAGATGGCAGGGAAACAAGAAGATGAAGTTTATGTGCTAGGTGCTTTTGATGGACTTCATGTTGTTGAAGGACAATATTATCTGCAG ATATGCACACTGCTCAAGTGCAAGAGCCCAGACCTGGGCACGTGTGGGCAGCCAGTGGAGACGGCTCAGACCAAGTTTGAGATGTTCTCCCTCAGTGGCACCTTTGGCACCAACTATGTCTTTCCAGAAGTCTTGTACAGCGGAGTGCAGCTGGCCCCTGGCGAGTTTGAG GTATTGAATGATGGGCGCTTGATAAGTAAgacaagaccaaaaaaaccagtCATCACTGTGACACTTTTTGGACGATGGTATGAAAGAGATAATCTGAAACAAGACCCATAA
- the LOC139794791 gene encoding pantetheinase-like isoform X2 — MLPSQPLLHTAVFALTILQALASNTFTAAVYEHAVILPDATLQPVSPEEALALMNKNMDVLEGAIKEAAQQGAHIIVTPEDGIYGWRFTRETIYPYLEDIPDPAVDWIPCTDPTRFAPAPVQKRLSCMARNNSIYVVANIGDKKPCNSSDPSCPSDGRYQYNTDVVFDSKGKLVARYHKYNLFMSESRSFNYPKEPEAITFETPFGKFGIFTCFDILFREPAVVLVSELQVDTVLFPTAWMNVLPFLTAVEFHSAWAMGMGVNLLSANTHNTGLAMTGSGIYAPDGARRYSYNMETEDGHLLIAELDSHPRLSSTSSSAVNWSAYASSVKRFSPNDHDFEGLIFHDKFTFTELTKPEGNLTVCQKDLCCHLSYKMAGKQEDEVYVLGAFDGLHVVEGQYYLQICTLLKCKSPDLGTCGQPVETAQTKFEMFSLSGTFGTNYVFPEVLYSGVQLAPGIE, encoded by the exons aTGCTCccttctcagcctctcctgcacACTGCAGTGTTTGCACTCACAATCCTTCAAGCCCTTGCCTCCAACACCTTCACTGCAGCCGTCTACGAGCACGCGGTCATCCTGCCAGATGCCACTCTTCAGCCCGTGTCACCTGAGGAGGCTTTGGCCCTGATGAACAAAAACATGGATGTCTTGGAAGGGGCCATCAAGGAAGCTGCCCAGCAG GGTGCCCACATCATTGTGACTCCTGAAGATGGCATTTATGGCTGGCGTTTCACAAGAGAAACCATCTACCCCTACCTGGAGGATATTCCTGATCCCGCAGTGGACTGGATTCCCTGCACCGACCCCACAAG ATTTGCTCCTGCTCCAGTACAGAAACGACTCAGCTGCATGGCCAGGAATAATTCCATCTATGTGGTTGCAAACATTGGGGACAAGAAGCCATGTAACTCCAGTGATCCCAGCTGCCCCAGTGATGGTCGCTACCAATACAACACTGATGTTGTCTTTGACTCAAAAGGGAAACTGGTGGCTCGTTACCACAAG TATAATCTCTTTATGTCAGAAAGTCGGTCATTTAATTACCCAAAAGAGCCAGAAGCCATCACCTTTGAGACCCCTTTTGGGAAGTTTGGCATTTTCACATGCTTTGATATCCTTTTCCGTGAGCCTGCTGTGGTCCTAGTGAGTGAGTTGCAGGTGGACACTGTGCTCTTCCCAACAGCTTGGATGAACGTCCTGCCATTTCTGACTGCAGTTGAGTTTCACTCTGCCTGGGCTATGGGCATGGGTGTCAATTTGCTTTCAGCAAATACTCATAACACTGGCTTGGCAATGACAG GAAGTGGTATTTATGCACCAGATGGAGCCAGAAGATACTCCTACAATATGGAAACTGAGGACGGTCACCTTCTCATTGCTGAACTGGATTCACACCCTCGCCTTTCTTCTACTTCCTCATCTGCTGTCAACTGGAGTGCCTATGCTTCAAGTGTCAAAAGATTCTCACCAAATGACCATGATTTTGAAGGACTCATCTTCCACGACAAGTTCACTTTCACTGAACTCACTAAACCTGAAGGGAATCTCACCGTTTGCCAGAAGGACCTCTGCTGTCACTTGAGCTACAAGATGGCAGGGAAACAAGAAGATGAAGTTTATGTGCTAGGTGCTTTTGATGGACTTCATGTTGTTGAAGGACAATATTATCTGCAG ATATGCACACTGCTCAAGTGCAAGAGCCCAGACCTGGGCACGTGTGGGCAGCCAGTGGAGACGGCTCAGACCAAGTTTGAGATGTTCTCCCTCAGTGGCACCTTTGGCACCAACTATGTCTTTCCAGAAGTCTTGTACAGCGGAGTGCAGCTGGCCC CAGGTATTGAATGA
- the LOC139794790 gene encoding pantetheinase-like, whose amino-acid sequence MLPSQPLLHTAVFALTILQALASNTFTAAVYEHAVILPDATLQPVSPEEALALMNKNMDVLEGAIKEAAQQGAHIIVTPEDGIYGWRFTRETIYPYLEDIPDPAVDWIPCTDPTRFAPAPVQKRLSCMARNNSIYVVANIGDKKPCNSSDPSCPRDGRYQYNTDVVFDPKGKLVARYHKYNLFRGETQFNYPKEPEAITFETPFGKLGIFTCFDILFHEPAVVLVSELQVDTVLFPTAWMNVLPFLTAVEFHSAWAMGMGVNLLSANTHNTGSAMTGSGLFTPEGPVAYHYNSETEEGHLLLAELSARPRLSPTYPPPVNWSSYATSIKKFPGEKDTFSGAVRRDIFTFTELRYKAGNCTVCQGDLCCHLVYQMSNKSKDEVYVLGAFDGLHGSLIKYHWQICTLLKCKSPDRNTCGQPVETAQTKFEMFSLSGTFGTNYVFPEVLYSGVQLAPGEFEVLRDGRLKSKHATSKPLVTATLFGRLYEKDPLHPLRTSPQHGSLAATHAP is encoded by the exons atgctcccttcccagcctctcctgcaCACTGCAGTGTTTGCACTCACAATCCTTCAAGCCCTCGCCTCCAACACCTTCACTGCAGCCGTCTACGAGCACGCGGTCATCCTGCCAGATGCCACTCTTCAGCCCGTGTCACCTGAGGAGGCTTTGGCCCTGATGAACAAAAACATGGATGTCTTGGAAGGGGCCATCAAGGAAGCTGCCCAGCAG GGTGCCCACATCATTGTGACTCCTGAAGATGGCATTTATGGCTGGCGTTTCACAAGAGAAACCATCTACCCCTACCTGGAGGATATTCCTGATCCTGCAGTGGACTGGATTCCCTGCACCGACCCCACAAG ATTTGCTCCTGCTCCAGTACAGAAACGACTCAGCTGCATGGCCAGGAATAATTCCATCTATGTGGTTGCAAACATTGGGGACAAGAAGCCATGTAACTCCAGTGATCCCAGCTGCCCCCGTGATGGTCGCTACCAGTACAACACTGATGTCGTCTTTGACCCGAAGGGGAAACTGGTGGCTCGTTACCACAAG tATAATCTGTTCAGAGGAGAAACTCAGTTTAATTACCCAAAAGAGCCAGAAGCCATCACCTTTGAGACCCCCTTTGGGAAGCTGGGCATTTTCACATGCTTTGATATCCTTTTCCATGAGCCTGCTGTGGTCCTAGTGAGTGAGTTGCAGGTGGACACTGTGCTCTTCCCAACAGCTTGGATGAACGTCCTGCCATTTCTGACTGCAGTTGAGTTTCACTCTGCCTGGGCTATGGGCATGGGTGTCAATTTGCTTTCAGCAAATACTCATAACACTGGCTCAGCAATGACAG GGAGTGGTCTGTTCACACCAGAGGGACCTGTGGCCTACCATTACAACAGTGAGACAGAGGAGGGACATCTCCTGCTAGCAGAGCTGAGTGCACGTCCCCGTCTTTCCCCCACCTACCCCCCTCCCGTCAACTGGAGCTCCTATGCCACAAGCATCAAGAAATTCCCAGGagaaaaagacactttttcAGGAGCTGTCCGGCGGGATATATTCACTTTCACTGAGCTCAGATACAAAGCTGGAAACTGCACTGTTTGCCAAGGAGATCTGTGCTGCCATTTGGTCTATCAGATGTCGAACAAGAGCAAAGACGAAGTTTATGTCCTGGGTGCATTTGATGGACTTCATGGCTCTCTCATTAAATACCATTGGCAG ATATGCACACTGCTCAAGTGCAAGAGCCCAGACCGGAACACGTGTGGGCAGCCAGTGGAGACGGCTCAGACCAAGTTTGAGATGTTCTCCCTCAGTGGCACCTTTGGCACCAACTATGTCTTTCCAGAAGTCTTGTACAGCGGAGTGCAGCTGGCCCCTGGCGAGTTTGAG GTGCTACGTGATGGACGTTTGAAAAGTAAGCATGCCACATCAAAACCACTCGTAACAGCAACGCTTTTTGGAAGGCTTTATGAAAAGGACCCCCTGCATCCTCTGAGAACCTCCCCACAGCACGGCTCCTTAGCTGCTACACATGCACCATAG